The following proteins are co-located in the Spinactinospora alkalitolerans genome:
- a CDS encoding enolase C-terminal domain-like protein: MRITKITHSEAPIASRISNAVIDFSRMTVSIVAVHSDLVVDGEPLVGYGFHSNGRYAQSGLLATRILPRVEEAPPERLLDPETGVVDPVRVQRVAMENEKPGGHGDRAVAVGTLDMAMWDLAAKAAGLPLHRLLHERFGRTAEPASSVWVYAAGGYYHPEKPLQGLRDEIRGYLDLGYRDVKIKIGGAPLEEDLQRIETVLELLPEGSRLAVDANGRFGVEEALRYGRALTDYHLLWYEEPCDPLDYRTHAVLADEYEGTLATGENLFSVPDVRNLRRHGGLRPHRDVLQMDPSLSYGVPEYAGMLDELEAGGWSAERFCPHGGNQINLALAAAFGLGGCESYPQVFEPFGGFADSTPVQDGRVRLPEAPGIGVELKPALHNLLRERL, from the coding sequence ATGCGGATCACCAAGATCACCCACAGTGAGGCGCCCATCGCGTCGCGGATCAGCAACGCGGTGATCGACTTCTCCCGGATGACGGTGTCGATCGTCGCCGTGCACAGCGACCTGGTCGTCGACGGTGAGCCCCTGGTCGGCTACGGGTTCCACTCCAATGGGCGCTACGCGCAGTCGGGCCTGCTGGCCACCCGCATCCTGCCCAGGGTCGAGGAGGCCCCGCCCGAGCGGCTGCTCGACCCCGAGACCGGCGTCGTCGACCCGGTCCGGGTTCAGCGGGTCGCCATGGAGAACGAGAAGCCCGGCGGCCACGGCGACCGGGCCGTGGCCGTCGGCACCCTCGACATGGCGATGTGGGACCTGGCCGCCAAGGCCGCCGGGCTGCCGCTCCACCGGCTGCTGCACGAGCGCTTCGGCCGCACCGCGGAGCCCGCCTCGTCGGTGTGGGTGTACGCCGCCGGCGGCTACTACCACCCTGAGAAGCCGTTGCAGGGGCTGCGCGACGAGATCCGCGGCTACCTCGACCTCGGATACCGCGACGTCAAGATCAAGATCGGCGGCGCCCCGCTGGAGGAGGACCTCCAGCGGATCGAGACCGTGCTGGAGCTGCTCCCGGAGGGCAGCCGGCTGGCGGTGGACGCCAATGGCCGCTTCGGAGTCGAGGAGGCGCTGCGCTACGGACGTGCGCTGACCGACTACCACCTCCTGTGGTACGAGGAGCCGTGCGACCCGCTCGACTACCGGACGCACGCCGTGCTGGCCGACGAGTACGAGGGCACCCTCGCCACGGGCGAGAACCTCTTCTCCGTGCCCGATGTGCGCAACCTGCGCCGCCACGGCGGCCTGCGCCCGCACCGCGACGTGCTGCAGATGGACCCTTCGCTCAGCTACGGGGTCCCGGAGTACGCGGGCATGCTGGACGAGCTGGAGGCGGGCGGGTGGTCGGCCGAGCGGTTCTGCCCGCACGGCGGGAACCAGATCAACCTGGCGCTGGCGGCCGCCTTCGGCCTGGGCGGCTGCGAATCCTACCCGCAGGTCTTCGAGCCGTTCGGCGGGTTCGCTGATTCCACGCCGGTGCAGGACGGCCGCGTGCGGCTGCCGGAGGCCCCGGGGATCGGCGTCGAGCTCAAGCCGGCACTGCACAACCTGCTGCGCGAGCGCCTGTGA
- a CDS encoding tripartite tricarboxylate transporter TctB family protein: MRRDLLCAGLLLALAVIFWFQQDYTTPVDAVLPRFVLVVLAVLGVAIGAAALLRSRRGREGTAQAAAPARTDAEGVPGAGAAVVGPDASPAVHGDGSGGADGGEDAPVDRRVITAAILLLLGWGAAFGLFGLAVSGVVAFVATAALVKRGFTPVRGLLVDTGVAIGFVLLCFFVFTRVLYVPLPVSVLLGI, translated from the coding sequence ATGAGGCGCGATCTGCTGTGCGCGGGGCTGCTGCTCGCCCTCGCCGTGATCTTCTGGTTCCAGCAGGACTACACCACCCCCGTGGACGCGGTGCTGCCGCGGTTCGTGCTCGTTGTGCTGGCGGTGCTGGGCGTGGCCATCGGTGCCGCGGCCCTGCTGCGGAGCCGCAGGGGCCGGGAGGGCACCGCGCAGGCGGCGGCACCGGCCCGGACCGACGCGGAGGGGGTGCCGGGCGCCGGGGCCGCGGTCGTGGGCCCCGACGCGTCCCCGGCCGTGCACGGGGACGGCTCCGGTGGCGCGGACGGCGGCGAGGACGCACCGGTCGATCGGCGCGTCATCACCGCCGCGATCCTCCTGCTGCTGGGCTGGGGGGCGGCGTTCGGCCTGTTCGGCCTCGCGGTGAGCGGCGTCGTCGCCTTCGTGGCGACGGCGGCCCTGGTGAAGCGGGGCTTCACACCGGTCCGCGGCCTCCTCGTCGACACCGGTGTCGCGATCGGGTTCGTACTGCTCTGCTTCTTCGTCTTCACCCGCGTGCTCTACGTCCCGCTGCCCGTATCGGTCCTCCTCGGTATCTGA
- a CDS encoding MFS transporter: MVEASRTPKARASQAEEAAVYRKVGRRLLPFLLLCYTFAYLDRVNIGFAKLHMQDDIGLSEAAFGLGAGLFFLAYAFLEIPSNLLMEKIGAKRTITRIMVLWGLASAAMAFVQDETSFYVLRVLLGVFEAGFAPGIILYLTYWYSAKRMAAAMGVYMLAGPIGSILGSGFSALIISGFDGIAGLSGWQWMFLVEGIPCVFLGYLFWRTMADRPQEADWLSAREKEVIGEAVSRSRSQTTHSFAAALRNAQIYVMSVAYFGMMCGIYAISFWLPTTLQENGVEGTLTIGFLTAVPYVFAIAAMVVLGRSSDRFQDRRWHTIVPTVVAGAALLVSAMAGHVLVLSFGAMIIAVAAVWAAYTVFWAVPAEHFGGTAAAGGIALINTVGILGGFASPYLIGLVKEATGSTQIGLLVMVGLLAASTVALLLIRRPTTADAA, from the coding sequence GTGGTGGAGGCGTCCCGCACCCCGAAGGCCCGGGCGAGCCAGGCCGAAGAGGCGGCGGTCTACCGGAAGGTCGGGCGCCGCCTCCTGCCGTTCCTGCTGCTCTGCTACACCTTCGCCTACCTCGACCGGGTGAACATCGGCTTCGCCAAGCTGCACATGCAGGACGACATCGGGCTGTCCGAGGCGGCCTTCGGTCTCGGCGCGGGACTGTTCTTCCTGGCGTACGCCTTCCTGGAGATCCCGAGCAACCTCCTCATGGAGAAGATCGGGGCGAAGAGGACGATCACCCGCATCATGGTCCTCTGGGGGCTGGCATCGGCGGCCATGGCGTTCGTCCAGGACGAGACGTCGTTCTACGTCCTGCGGGTGCTCCTCGGCGTGTTCGAGGCCGGCTTCGCGCCGGGGATCATCCTGTACCTGACCTACTGGTACTCGGCCAAGCGCATGGCGGCCGCCATGGGCGTCTACATGCTGGCCGGCCCGATCGGCTCCATCCTCGGCTCGGGGTTCTCGGCCCTCATCATCAGCGGTTTCGACGGCATCGCCGGCCTGTCCGGATGGCAGTGGATGTTCCTCGTCGAGGGGATTCCCTGCGTGTTCCTGGGATACCTCTTCTGGAGGACCATGGCGGACCGCCCGCAGGAGGCGGACTGGCTCTCCGCCAGGGAGAAGGAGGTGATCGGCGAGGCGGTCTCCCGCAGCAGGTCGCAGACCACCCACAGTTTCGCGGCGGCCCTGAGGAACGCGCAGATCTACGTCATGTCCGTCGCGTACTTCGGCATGATGTGCGGCATCTACGCGATCAGCTTCTGGCTGCCGACGACCCTCCAGGAGAACGGCGTCGAGGGGACCCTCACCATCGGGTTCCTGACCGCCGTCCCCTACGTGTTCGCGATCGCGGCCATGGTCGTGCTGGGAAGGAGCTCCGACAGGTTCCAGGACCGCAGGTGGCACACCATCGTCCCGACCGTCGTGGCGGGAGCGGCCCTGCTCGTCTCCGCGATGGCCGGCCACGTCCTCGTCCTGTCCTTCGGTGCGATGATCATCGCCGTCGCGGCGGTCTGGGCGGCGTACACGGTGTTCTGGGCGGTCCCCGCCGAGCACTTCGGCGGCACCGCCGCCGCCGGCGGGATCGCCCTCATCAACACGGTCGGCATCCTCGGCGGATTCGCGAGCCCTTATCTCATCGGCCTGGTGAAGGAGGCCACGGGCAGCACGCAGATCGGCCTGCTGGTGATGGTGGGACTGCTGGCCGCGTCCACGGTCGCCCTTCTCCTCATCCGCCGCCCGACCACCGCTGATGCCGCTTAG
- a CDS encoding Lrp/AsnC family transcriptional regulator, whose translation MTYRVHETDLQLVDALQVNPRATWAEVGAALGVSAVTAARRWNRLEEQGLAWVNAAIGPERSMGAVLEVRCAPSDTEDVARALARFPNIITVGATTGDFQVFAILLATDLQELMRTLARKFTPVKGAVRIRHNIFRLLYGGVHWRQGVLSPGESRIMEPDPSPNRPRVRPLGIEDRALFRHLNRRGRATPTEIAAELGLSQHRVRRRLNELSASQEIIFRCDVARPLFDLPLGVYLQLKAPDTTVGQAASELGRWRETRLCANAISASNIILVIGLHQLSELEEVQSRIAERFPDVSVEDRRVILRYEKIYGRVLDDLGRCVETVPVDPWTDSV comes from the coding sequence ATGACATACCGCGTCCACGAGACCGACCTCCAGCTGGTCGACGCCCTCCAGGTCAATCCGCGCGCCACCTGGGCGGAGGTCGGCGCCGCGCTGGGGGTCTCCGCCGTGACCGCCGCCCGCCGGTGGAACCGCCTGGAGGAGCAGGGGCTCGCGTGGGTCAACGCGGCGATCGGGCCGGAGCGGTCGATGGGGGCCGTCCTCGAGGTGAGGTGCGCTCCCAGCGACACCGAGGACGTCGCACGGGCCCTCGCCCGCTTCCCGAACATCATCACCGTCGGGGCGACGACCGGTGACTTCCAGGTGTTCGCGATCCTCCTGGCCACCGACCTCCAGGAGCTCATGCGCACCCTGGCGAGGAAGTTCACCCCGGTCAAAGGGGCGGTCCGGATACGGCACAACATCTTCCGGCTGCTCTACGGCGGCGTCCACTGGAGGCAGGGGGTCCTCTCCCCCGGCGAGTCCAGGATCATGGAACCGGACCCGTCCCCGAACCGGCCGCGCGTCCGCCCGCTCGGGATCGAGGACCGCGCCCTCTTCCGCCACCTCAACCGCAGGGGCCGGGCGACGCCCACGGAGATCGCCGCGGAACTCGGACTCAGCCAGCACAGGGTCCGGCGCCGACTCAACGAGCTGTCCGCCTCCCAGGAGATCATCTTCAGGTGCGATGTCGCCCGCCCCCTGTTCGACCTCCCCCTCGGGGTGTACCTCCAGCTCAAGGCCCCTGATACGACGGTCGGGCAGGCTGCGTCGGAGCTGGGGAGATGGCGCGAGACCCGGTTGTGCGCCAACGCCATCAGCGCCTCCAACATCATCCTGGTGATCGGCCTCCACCAGTTGTCGGAACTGGAGGAGGTGCAGTCCCGGATCGCGGAGAGGTTCCCCGACGTATCGGTGGAGGACCGCCGGGTCATCCTCAGATACGAGAAGATCTACGGACGCGTCCTCGACGACCTGGGACGCTGCGTCGAGACCGTCCCGGTCGACCCGTGGACCGATTCCGTCTGA
- a CDS encoding tartrate dehydrogenase, which yields MRSYEIAVVPGDGIGREVMPQALRVLDRVGAEHGFEMRFDHFDWSCETYRKTGRMMPADGIERLRDHDSILLGAVGFPGVPDHISLWGLLIPIRREFDQYVSLRPVRLLPGLTPPVRGHAPGDIDFWVVRENTEGEYSRLGGRQGEGTEHETVLQVSSFTRRATDRILRYAFDFSRTLNRNRLTLATKSNGIYHSMPYWDERFAQISAEYPDVETEKEHIDILCAKFVMRPQNFDVVVGSNLFGDILSDLGPGVTGTIGVAPSANINPERDHPSMFEPVHGSAPDIAGKGIANPIGQIWSAAMMLDHLGEAEAGAHVMRAVESVLGSDGAPSTPDIGGRAGTEDLGSAIVDAL from the coding sequence GTGCGCAGTTACGAGATCGCGGTGGTTCCCGGTGACGGCATCGGCCGCGAAGTGATGCCCCAGGCGCTGCGGGTGCTCGACCGGGTCGGCGCCGAGCACGGCTTCGAGATGCGCTTCGACCACTTCGACTGGAGCTGCGAGACCTACCGGAAGACCGGGCGGATGATGCCCGCGGACGGCATCGAGCGGCTGCGCGACCACGACTCCATCCTGCTCGGCGCCGTCGGCTTCCCCGGCGTTCCCGACCACATCTCCCTGTGGGGGCTGCTGATCCCCATCCGGAGGGAGTTCGACCAGTACGTGAGTCTGCGGCCGGTCCGCCTGCTGCCGGGGCTGACGCCCCCCGTCCGCGGCCACGCCCCGGGGGACATCGACTTCTGGGTGGTCCGGGAGAACACCGAGGGCGAATACTCGCGGCTGGGCGGGCGGCAGGGTGAGGGCACCGAACACGAGACGGTGCTGCAGGTGTCCTCCTTCACCCGGCGGGCGACCGACAGGATCCTCCGGTACGCCTTCGACTTCTCGCGGACGCTGAACCGGAACAGGTTGACGCTCGCCACCAAGTCGAACGGCATCTACCACTCGATGCCCTACTGGGACGAGCGGTTCGCGCAGATCTCCGCGGAGTACCCGGACGTGGAGACCGAGAAGGAGCACATCGACATCCTCTGCGCCAAGTTCGTCATGCGACCGCAGAACTTCGACGTGGTGGTCGGCAGCAACCTGTTCGGCGACATCCTCTCCGACCTGGGCCCCGGAGTCACCGGGACCATCGGTGTCGCCCCGTCGGCCAACATCAACCCCGAGCGCGACCACCCGTCGATGTTCGAGCCCGTGCACGGGTCCGCGCCGGACATCGCCGGCAAGGGCATCGCCAACCCGATCGGCCAGATCTGGTCGGCCGCCATGATGCTCGACCACCTCGGTGAAGCGGAGGCCGGAGCGCACGTGATGCGCGCCGTCGAATCGGTCCTCGGTTCCGACGGCGCGCCTTCGACCCCCGATATCGGCGGCCGGGCGGGCACCGAAGACCTCGGCTCGGCCATCGTCGACGCCCTGTGA
- a CDS encoding tripartite tricarboxylate transporter permease — translation MFPGFEDALAQVLSPPTLLLCLIGVVGGMAVGATPGLSATVGLALLLPVTFTLDPTSGLVLMGAFYSGAIFGGSFTAILVNAPGTPSSIATTFDGYPMTKQGRSETAITAVTTASVFGGLIGVAGLLLLGPLVADVVLAFGPQEYFWLGIFGLTMIASLATESLIKGFAAGFVGLLISAIGIAPVGGDVRFTFGFTEMQGGVPLIVALIGFFTVPAMIDLMADPADRSAAMHKERAQREPGMLARTVRRVLSRPINLFRSAVIGAFVGMLPGAGGNVANLIAYNEAKRASKTPERFGKGELDGVVAPETANNAVVGGGLIPLLTLGIPGAPADAVIFGVLMLHGLRPGADLFTEQGPLTFTFILALAIAALLLAPVGLVAGRGLQRTVVRTPTHLLVPAIALLAIIGAYAVRNNPVDVVLMLGLGVLGYGLRHLGLPPPAIVLGVVLGPIIESGLGQGLLAASGDDRPWLSFFTRPISAGIIVVVLLALLWPLLSRWRARRRQAGSAAPNTTASTGEGGES, via the coding sequence ATGTTCCCAGGATTCGAGGATGCTCTAGCCCAGGTCCTGTCGCCCCCCACACTGCTGCTGTGCCTCATCGGCGTCGTCGGCGGCATGGCCGTCGGAGCGACCCCCGGCCTCAGCGCGACCGTCGGCTTGGCCCTGCTCCTCCCCGTCACGTTCACCCTCGACCCCACCAGCGGCCTCGTCCTGATGGGAGCGTTCTACTCCGGCGCGATCTTCGGCGGCTCGTTCACCGCGATCCTGGTGAACGCGCCCGGCACCCCGTCGTCGATCGCCACCACCTTCGACGGCTACCCCATGACCAAGCAGGGCCGCAGCGAGACGGCGATCACCGCGGTCACCACGGCGTCGGTCTTCGGCGGTCTGATCGGGGTCGCCGGACTGCTCCTGCTGGGTCCGCTGGTGGCCGACGTGGTCCTGGCCTTCGGCCCCCAGGAGTACTTCTGGCTCGGCATCTTCGGCCTCACGATGATCGCGAGCCTCGCCACGGAATCGCTGATCAAGGGTTTCGCGGCCGGCTTCGTCGGACTGCTGATCAGCGCCATCGGCATCGCGCCGGTCGGCGGCGACGTCCGCTTCACCTTCGGCTTCACCGAGATGCAGGGCGGCGTGCCGCTCATCGTGGCGCTCATCGGGTTCTTCACCGTCCCGGCGATGATCGACCTGATGGCCGATCCGGCCGACCGCTCGGCCGCGATGCACAAGGAGCGCGCGCAGCGCGAGCCCGGCATGCTGGCGCGCACGGTGCGCCGGGTGCTCTCCCGACCGATCAACCTGTTCCGCTCCGCGGTCATCGGGGCCTTCGTGGGCATGCTGCCCGGGGCCGGCGGCAACGTCGCGAACCTCATCGCCTACAACGAGGCCAAACGCGCCTCGAAGACGCCTGAGAGGTTCGGCAAGGGCGAGCTCGACGGGGTCGTCGCGCCGGAGACGGCCAACAACGCCGTCGTGGGCGGCGGACTCATCCCGCTGCTCACCCTCGGCATCCCCGGCGCCCCCGCCGACGCGGTGATCTTCGGCGTCCTGATGCTGCACGGACTGCGGCCGGGCGCCGACCTGTTCACCGAACAGGGGCCGCTGACCTTCACGTTCATTCTGGCGTTGGCCATCGCGGCGCTGCTGCTGGCCCCGGTCGGGCTGGTGGCGGGGCGCGGGCTGCAGCGCACCGTGGTGCGCACGCCCACGCACCTGCTGGTGCCGGCGATCGCCCTGCTTGCGATCATCGGCGCCTACGCGGTCCGCAACAACCCGGTGGACGTCGTGCTGATGCTGGGGCTCGGCGTCCTCGGCTACGGCCTCAGACACCTCGGACTGCCGCCCCCCGCCATCGTGCTCGGCGTGGTGCTCGGCCCGATCATCGAGTCCGGGCTCGGGCAGGGCCTGCTGGCGGCCAGCGGGGACGACCGGCCCTGGCTTTCGTTCTTCACCCGGCCGATCAGCGCGGGCATCATCGTCGTGGTGCTTCTGGCACTGCTATGGCCGCTCCTCTCCCGGTGGAGGGCGCGCCGCCGCCAAGCCGGCAGCGCGGCACCGAACACGACCGCATCGACCGGTGAAGGCGGCGAATCATGA
- a CDS encoding LysR family transcriptional regulator encodes MDARQLEYFLAIVDHNGFSRAADRLHVAQPSLSQAIQTLERDLGVPLFHRLGRRVVPTEAGEALIEPARQVLRDLETTRATVESIKGARSGRVDIAAMPSQAVEPLTTMITRFTERYPGIVVRVRAVFTVQESIDVVRDGSCELALVGSGEELRPPGVLAQMIEEQRFILAAPPGLAIGDTGRVTWDGLSGRRVVAAPEGSRMRHIVDQIRAHGVDLSIAVEVAHRESILPLVVNGAGVAVLTEAWTRTARRSGAQVLELDPARWIRISLLSRRAPLTPAAAAFRRVALAAAHNTHRRPVRP; translated from the coding sequence ATGGACGCCCGCCAGCTCGAGTACTTCCTCGCCATCGTGGACCACAACGGGTTCAGCCGCGCCGCGGACCGCCTGCACGTGGCCCAGCCGTCGCTGTCGCAGGCGATCCAGACGCTGGAGCGCGACCTCGGCGTCCCCCTGTTCCACCGGCTCGGCCGTCGGGTCGTGCCGACCGAGGCGGGCGAGGCGCTGATCGAGCCGGCCCGGCAGGTCCTGCGCGACCTGGAGACGACACGGGCGACCGTGGAGTCCATCAAGGGGGCACGGTCGGGCAGGGTCGACATCGCGGCGATGCCGTCGCAGGCCGTCGAACCCCTCACCACCATGATCACCAGGTTCACCGAGCGCTACCCCGGCATCGTCGTCAGGGTGCGCGCCGTCTTCACCGTCCAGGAATCCATCGACGTGGTGCGCGACGGCAGCTGCGAACTGGCGCTCGTCGGCTCCGGCGAGGAGCTCCGGCCGCCCGGGGTACTGGCGCAGATGATCGAGGAGCAGCGGTTCATCCTGGCGGCGCCGCCCGGGCTGGCGATCGGCGACACCGGGCGCGTCACCTGGGACGGGCTCTCCGGCCGCCGGGTCGTCGCGGCTCCCGAGGGCAGCCGGATGCGGCACATCGTCGACCAGATCCGGGCGCACGGCGTGGACCTCTCCATCGCGGTGGAGGTCGCCCACCGCGAGTCCATTCTCCCGCTCGTCGTCAACGGCGCCGGGGTGGCGGTACTGACGGAGGCGTGGACTCGCACGGCGCGCCGCAGCGGAGCCCAGGTGCTCGAACTCGACCCCGCCCGGTGGATCCGGATCTCGCTGCTCTCCCGCCGTGCGCCGCTGACACCGGCGGCCGCCGCGTTTCGCAGGGTGGCCCTGGCTGCGGCGCACAACACCCACCGCCGACCCGTGCGGCCATAG
- a CDS encoding Bug family tripartite tricarboxylate transporter substrate binding protein has product MSTSRRAFLTACGAAALSLPLSGCTTRAVPGGGRGTDYPTHSIQYVLPFDPGGESDITARLQQKPLERVLGTPIVVSNRPGGGGAVGWSELANQSRPDGYTIMGANIPHVILQPLARGEAGYETADIHWAYIFQSTPNALVVSEDRGYGTLEDFLDAAQDRTLTLGGSGSYTANHIGTLALARDAGAQLTYVPFSGTAAASPALLGGQVDALMTYNTEALELRDDGMRVLAVASEERLPEFPDVPTLVESGFDIVEGAWRGIAVPPDTPDAVVETLADAFAQVNQDPEVIEQSKRLGFHLEDMGPDESADFTAQRTQAARELLEDFDLVHE; this is encoded by the coding sequence TTGAGCACATCACGAAGGGCATTCCTCACCGCCTGCGGCGCGGCCGCCCTGTCGCTGCCGCTGTCCGGCTGCACCACCCGGGCCGTACCAGGAGGCGGCCGGGGAACCGACTACCCCACGCACTCCATCCAGTACGTGCTCCCCTTCGACCCGGGCGGGGAGTCCGACATCACCGCCCGCCTCCAGCAGAAGCCGCTGGAACGCGTCCTCGGGACCCCGATCGTGGTCTCGAACCGTCCGGGAGGCGGCGGCGCGGTGGGCTGGTCGGAACTGGCCAACCAGTCCCGGCCCGACGGCTACACGATCATGGGCGCCAACATCCCGCACGTGATCCTGCAGCCGCTGGCCCGAGGTGAAGCGGGCTACGAGACCGCGGACATCCACTGGGCCTACATCTTCCAGAGCACGCCCAACGCCCTGGTGGTCTCCGAGGACAGGGGGTACGGAACGCTCGAGGACTTCCTGGACGCCGCCCAGGACCGGACCCTCACCCTCGGCGGGAGCGGTTCCTACACCGCCAACCACATCGGCACGCTCGCGCTCGCCCGGGACGCGGGGGCGCAGTTGACCTACGTGCCGTTCAGCGGCACCGCGGCGGCCTCGCCCGCACTGCTCGGCGGGCAGGTCGACGCGCTCATGACCTACAACACCGAGGCACTGGAGCTGCGAGACGACGGGATGCGGGTGCTGGCGGTCGCCTCCGAGGAGCGGCTGCCCGAGTTCCCGGATGTTCCCACCCTGGTCGAGAGCGGATTCGACATCGTCGAAGGCGCCTGGCGCGGCATCGCCGTCCCGCCGGACACCCCCGACGCCGTCGTCGAGACGCTGGCCGACGCGTTCGCCCAGGTGAACCAGGACCCGGAGGTGATCGAGCAGTCGAAGCGCCTCGGCTTCCACCTGGAGGACATGGGCCCCGACGAGTCCGCCGACTTCACCGCGCAGCGCACACAGGCGGCCCGCGAGCTCCTCGAAGACTTCGATCTGGTGCACGAGTAG